Genomic DNA from Candidatus Peregrinibacteria bacterium:
AGCTCACCAACGTATTGCACAAGATTAAATACGAAAGAATCGAAGTTGTCGATGACGAGGGTCTTTTTCATGTGAAGATAATACAGAACTGGTTGAAATTGTAATGGTGAAACTTACAAGTGCAAAGTGAAAAGTAAAAAGTGCAAAATGCAAAACAATTGTAACTGACTTTTTCTTTGCGCTTTGCACTTTACGTTTTGCGCTAATCTGTAATTGATTTTTCCACTTCTCTCACAATTTCCTCAAACGCTGCGTCATAAATCCTTTGGCTTCCCCAAAAAACCGCTAATGTTGGGGAAATTTTTGGATGCTCGGTAATAACCTTTCGAATGGCTTCTGAAAGCCTTCTTTTGATGCGATTTCTCCTTACTGCTTTGGCTTCTATTTTCGGAGAAACAGTTATTGCGATTTTGTGAGAACTCAGTCGAGATGGCAGAAGAAAGACACGAAAAAAAGGAGTCTGAACTCTTTTTCCTTTCTTCATGACCATATCAATCATTTTTGAAGCACCCATGCGATATATTTTTTGAAGCGCCATGGCACAATTACGAATTAACAAATGCAAAGCGAAAAGCGCAAAATGCAAAACAATTGTAACTGACTTTTTCTTTGCGCTTTGCGCTTTGCGCTTTACGTTTTGCGCTAATCTGTAATTGATTTAGCCTGCAAGCACATGGCGCCCCTTACTTCGTCTTTTTCTAATCACTCTGCGCCCAGTAGCGGTTTGCATGCGACTCAAAAATCCGTGACGTTTTGCGCGTTTTCGTTTATTTCCTTTGGAAAGCATTGGTAAAGTTGGCGAATTTCTCAAAAACTGCCAGGGTATTCTCCCTAAAAATGATATGAACGTCAAATGTTTTCACACCAAGAATTATTCACAAATAGAATTTTTTCAAAGAAAGAGATATTCTGAGTCAGATCAGGAATTTTTTCTTTCGATATATTATGCTCTTCATCGCTCTTATCGACGATAAAAAATACGGAATGGACCAAATTGAAGAACTCTACACGAATGAAGAGCATACGC
This window encodes:
- the rnpA gene encoding ribonuclease P protein component, which translates into the protein MLIRNCAMALQKIYRMGASKMIDMVMKKGKRVQTPFFRVFLLPSRLSSHKIAITVSPKIEAKAVRRNRIKRRLSEAIRKVITEHPKISPTLAVFWGSQRIYDAAFEEIVREVEKSITD
- the rpmH gene encoding 50S ribosomal protein L34, with amino-acid sequence MLSKGNKRKRAKRHGFLSRMQTATGRRVIRKRRSKGRHVLAG